The proteins below come from a single Parageobacillus thermoglucosidasius genomic window:
- a CDS encoding catechol 2,3-dioxygenase, with protein sequence MSEILRLGRLEIRVLDLDESVKYYTDVIGLEVTGREENRVYLKAWDEYDHHSIILQKADTAGMDHMAFKVKDIYELEKLEYKIEQFGCTLSRISKGTRLAEGEAVRFQIPTGHYMELYTDIEQVGTKTGNLNPHPWPDGLKGIAPHRLDHALLTGDDLKTVTRFFTEVLGFRQTERIITVDGEELVGSFLSVTNKGHDLAFVKGPDGKFHHAGFYVDNWYEVLKAADILTKNNVQAEITPTRHGITRGLTVYFFDPSGNRNEAYTSGYMSYADFPTITWTEDQIGTGIFYHRRELVESFSKALT encoded by the coding sequence ATGAGCGAAATTTTAAGACTAGGGCGATTGGAGATTCGAGTGTTGGATTTAGACGAATCTGTAAAATATTATACCGATGTCATCGGGCTTGAAGTGACAGGGCGCGAGGAAAATCGAGTATATTTAAAAGCTTGGGACGAATATGACCATCACAGCATCATTTTGCAAAAAGCTGATACGGCCGGAATGGACCATATGGCATTTAAAGTAAAAGATATTTATGAATTGGAAAAATTAGAATATAAAATTGAACAATTTGGCTGCACACTTTCCCGGATTTCCAAAGGTACTAGATTAGCAGAAGGTGAAGCGGTTCGTTTCCAGATTCCTACAGGTCATTATATGGAATTATATACGGACATCGAGCAAGTGGGAACAAAGACTGGAAATCTCAATCCGCATCCATGGCCGGATGGACTTAAAGGAATTGCTCCACATCGATTGGATCACGCTCTTTTAACAGGCGATGATTTGAAAACAGTAACCCGCTTCTTTACGGAAGTGCTCGGTTTTAGACAAACAGAGAGAATCATTACGGTAGATGGGGAAGAACTAGTCGGCAGCTTTTTGTCAGTGACTAATAAAGGCCATGACCTTGCTTTCGTGAAAGGACCAGATGGTAAATTCCATCATGCAGGATTTTATGTAGATAACTGGTATGAAGTATTAAAAGCAGCGGATATTTTAACAAAAAATAATGTCCAAGCAGAAATTACGCCAACCCGCCATGGCATCACACGAGGACTAACCGTTTACTTTTTTGATCCATCCGGTAATAGAAACGAGGCGTACACAAGCGGCTATATGAGCTATGCAGACTTCCCGACCATTACTTGGACGGAAGATCAAATTGGCACAGGCATCTTCTATCATCGGAGAGAATTAGTGGAATCCTTCTCTAAAGCATTAACGTAA
- a CDS encoding GlcG/HbpS family heme-binding protein — translation MAFLTQKSISGDLAKKMIDKAVQKAVELGIKVNIAIVDQGGNLKAFFRMDGAPLLSIQIAQNKAYTAAAFGIPTHQWYDMIKDEPSLRLGIVHTEKLVVFGGGYPIYDGKDLAGGIGVSGGSEEEDRMCCEAALSLLETV, via the coding sequence TTGGCATTTCTAACGCAAAAAAGCATCAGCGGTGATTTGGCGAAAAAAATGATTGATAAAGCGGTGCAAAAGGCTGTGGAACTTGGCATTAAAGTGAATATCGCCATTGTGGACCAAGGAGGAAATTTGAAAGCGTTTTTCCGCATGGACGGAGCTCCTCTTTTAAGCATCCAAATTGCGCAAAATAAAGCCTATACGGCAGCCGCTTTCGGGATTCCGACCCATCAATGGTATGACATGATCAAAGATGAACCGAGCTTGCGCCTTGGGATCGTCCATACAGAAAAGCTGGTCGTCTTCGGAGGAGGGTACCCGATTTATGACGGAAAGGATTTAGCCGGAGGAATCGGGGTCAGCGGCGGCTCAGAAGAAGAAGACAGAATGTGTTGCGAAGCAGCGTTATCCTTATTGGAAACGGTGTAA
- a CDS encoding FAD synthetase family protein, with amino-acid sequence MKIIIIDHKNDQHLVASCPAVAALGFFDGVHLGHQKVIQTTKKLAEKMGLKTAVISFFPHPKEIIGKTGERVHYLLPPAEKAKKFSRLGVDYFYLIRFTPEFARLEPKEFVQKYLIPLQIKHAVAGYDFSYGRKGKGNLAMMEEDSGCSITVTKVEHVKRNDEKISSTLIRNKIRLGLMEELPDYLGEFYETKGKMICTDGKDELLLDRYYMIPSKGCYDVAIDRGKGWCNGRVLVTEQKKIYWLGPPISSVSGIFRVKVKWISREANSISKEEKQGKNLVSAKG; translated from the coding sequence TTGAAAATCATCATTATTGATCATAAAAATGATCAACATCTTGTTGCCTCTTGCCCCGCCGTGGCTGCACTAGGGTTTTTTGACGGCGTTCATCTCGGACATCAAAAAGTCATTCAGACCACCAAAAAATTGGCGGAAAAAATGGGGCTAAAAACAGCGGTCATCAGCTTTTTTCCGCACCCAAAAGAAATTATCGGCAAAACGGGAGAGCGTGTCCATTATTTGCTCCCGCCTGCCGAAAAAGCGAAAAAATTTTCCCGTTTAGGGGTTGACTACTTCTATTTAATACGATTTACGCCAGAATTTGCAAGACTGGAACCGAAAGAATTTGTCCAAAAATATTTAATTCCATTGCAAATCAAGCATGCAGTAGCTGGATATGACTTTTCATACGGCCGAAAAGGAAAAGGGAATTTAGCTATGATGGAGGAAGACAGCGGGTGTTCGATCACTGTCACGAAAGTAGAACATGTCAAACGAAATGATGAAAAAATTAGCTCCACACTGATTAGAAACAAAATTCGATTAGGATTGATGGAAGAACTTCCTGACTATTTGGGGGAATTTTACGAAACAAAAGGAAAAATGATATGTACAGATGGAAAAGACGAGTTGCTTTTAGACAGATATTATATGATTCCTTCCAAAGGATGCTATGACGTGGCGATTGATAGAGGAAAAGGATGGTGCAACGGACGTGTGCTTGTAACAGAGCAGAAAAAAATCTATTGGCTCGGTCCGCCCATCTCTTCTGTGTCGGGCATTTTTCGAGTAAAAGTGAAATGGATTTCGAGAGAAGCCAATTCTATCTCAAAAGAAGAAAAGCAAGGAAAAAATTTAGTATCTGCGAAAGGATAG
- a CDS encoding flavin reductase family protein has protein sequence MDDRLFRNAMGKFATGVTVITTELNGDIHGMTANAFMSVSLNPKLVLVSIGEKAKMLEKIQQSKKYAVNILAHDQKMLSLNFAGQLEKQVDVQFEQLGGLPVIKGALAQISCQVVNEVQAGDHTLFIGEVTDINITEQDPLLFFSGKYHQLAQNGKVAASS, from the coding sequence ATGGATGATCGCTTGTTTCGCAATGCGATGGGGAAATTTGCAACAGGGGTGACGGTCATTACGACAGAGCTTAACGGAGATATTCATGGAATGACAGCAAATGCCTTTATGTCTGTTTCTTTAAATCCGAAACTTGTATTAGTTTCCATTGGCGAAAAAGCGAAAATGCTGGAAAAAATCCAACAATCGAAAAAATATGCCGTTAACATTTTGGCGCACGATCAAAAAATGCTTTCGCTGAATTTTGCCGGACAGCTGGAAAAACAAGTAGATGTACAATTTGAACAGCTGGGTGGGCTGCCGGTGATTAAAGGCGCTCTTGCGCAAATTTCCTGCCAAGTTGTTAACGAAGTTCAAGCAGGTGACCACACCCTTTTCATTGGGGAAGTGACGGATATAAACATTACAGAACAAGATCCGCTTCTGTTTTTCAGTGGAAAATACCATCAGCTGGCACAAAACGGAAAAGTGGCGGCGTCGAGCTAA
- a CDS encoding 4-hydroxyphenylacetate 3-hydroxylase family protein gives MMNGKEYLESLRDNRVVYLNGEKIDDVTAHPAYENAARSIARMYDALHDEQMGKILTATTEEGYPTHKFFKEPKHAQDLLEARDAIAQWAKLSYGFMGRTPDYKASFTAHLKAFANYYEGFADNARNWYKKTTKEIPFINHTIINPQVDRSKPLHENKDVYVRAVKERDDGIIVSGAKMVGTAAALTHYNFVSNYGAQDLGDGDQSHALIFFVPMNAPGVKMISRQSYEQIAKTLGSPFDYPLSSRFDENDAVIVLDNVFIPWENVLAYKNVNVVNGFFVETGFVNRFTFQGCTRFAVKLDFMVGLLMKATEAAGTKQFRGVQANIGEVIAFRNMFWALSTAMAANCEMKNGVALPNLQYGAAYRVLAPMVWPRVKQIFEQVVAGGLIQLPSSANDFLNPELRPYLDRYYRGSGIGAKERVKLMKMIWDAIGTEFGGRHELYEINYAGNHENIRLETLKIADVTGDSERFKAFVDSALDDYDLHGWVNDTWVSPQKELVQK, from the coding sequence ATGATGAATGGCAAGGAATATTTAGAAAGTCTAAGAGATAACAGGGTGGTTTATTTAAATGGGGAAAAGATCGATGATGTAACTGCTCACCCTGCCTATGAAAACGCTGCCCGCTCTATTGCAAGAATGTATGATGCTCTTCATGATGAACAAATGGGAAAAATTTTGACGGCGACTACTGAAGAAGGTTATCCAACTCACAAATTTTTCAAAGAACCTAAACATGCTCAAGATCTTTTAGAAGCAAGAGATGCGATTGCCCAATGGGCCAAGCTGAGCTATGGCTTTATGGGGCGAACTCCTGATTATAAAGCTTCTTTTACAGCACATTTGAAAGCGTTTGCTAATTATTACGAAGGGTTTGCGGACAATGCGCGAAATTGGTACAAAAAAACGACAAAAGAAATTCCGTTTATTAATCACACGATTATTAACCCGCAAGTCGACCGTTCCAAGCCGCTTCATGAAAATAAAGATGTGTATGTCCGCGCTGTTAAAGAGAGGGATGACGGCATTATTGTAAGCGGTGCCAAAATGGTGGGAACGGCGGCTGCCTTAACTCATTATAACTTTGTCTCCAACTATGGAGCCCAAGATTTAGGAGATGGCGATCAAAGCCATGCGCTCATCTTCTTTGTGCCGATGAATGCACCTGGTGTTAAAATGATCAGCCGTCAATCGTATGAGCAAATTGCCAAAACATTAGGCTCTCCATTTGATTACCCGCTTTCCAGCCGTTTTGATGAGAACGATGCAGTCATTGTATTAGACAATGTATTTATTCCTTGGGAAAACGTTCTTGCCTATAAAAATGTGAACGTCGTTAACGGATTTTTTGTTGAAACGGGATTTGTTAACCGCTTTACATTCCAGGGTTGTACGCGTTTTGCCGTCAAGCTTGATTTTATGGTTGGCTTATTAATGAAAGCGACAGAGGCGGCAGGTACGAAACAATTTCGTGGTGTCCAGGCAAACATCGGCGAGGTTATTGCGTTCCGCAATATGTTTTGGGCACTGTCAACCGCAATGGCGGCCAATTGCGAAATGAAAAATGGCGTTGCGCTTCCGAATCTTCAGTACGGCGCCGCTTACCGCGTGCTCGCTCCGATGGTATGGCCGCGTGTCAAACAAATTTTTGAACAAGTCGTAGCGGGGGGACTCATTCAATTGCCTTCCAGTGCCAACGACTTCTTAAATCCAGAATTGCGTCCGTATTTGGATCGTTATTATCGCGGTTCAGGCATTGGCGCGAAAGAACGGGTGAAATTGATGAAAATGATTTGGGATGCGATCGGAACAGAATTTGGCGGCCGCCATGAGCTTTATGAAATCAACTATGCGGGCAACCATGAGAACATTCGTCTAGAGACGTTAAAAATTGCTGATGTCACTGGAGATTCCGAACGATTTAAAGCGTTTGTCGATTCCGCTTTGGATGATTACGATCTTCACGGCTGGGTCAATGATACGTGGGTGTCCCCACAAAAAGAACTTGTTCAGAAATAA
- a CDS encoding HAD hydrolase-like protein — MSKIPFAMIFDMDGTLFQTETVLIPALHKTFERLRRAGEWQGGTPVEEYLRILGVPIPEVWRQLMPEADEAVRARAAAWFLDDIIAEIEQGNGRLYQDVLATLASLADQGIPLFVASNGRSRYLAAIWTAFQLERYFIDCYSLDRFSLPAKSALVKQLLNDYKLESAVMVGDRGSDIQAAKENGLWSIGCLFGFASAEELRGADVIIQQFSEIGPALREIEKRAGRD, encoded by the coding sequence ATGAGCAAAATTCCATTTGCCATGATTTTCGATATGGATGGCACGCTGTTTCAAACGGAAACGGTTCTTATTCCTGCCCTGCATAAGACGTTTGAGCGTCTGCGCCGCGCAGGAGAGTGGCAAGGGGGCACGCCGGTCGAAGAATATTTGCGGATTCTTGGCGTCCCGATTCCAGAAGTATGGCGCCAATTGATGCCGGAAGCGGATGAGGCGGTGCGTGCCCGGGCAGCCGCATGGTTTTTGGATGATATCATCGCTGAAATCGAGCAAGGAAACGGGCGGTTATACCAAGACGTGCTTGCGACGCTTGCGTCTCTTGCCGATCAAGGAATCCCGCTTTTTGTCGCAAGCAACGGGCGTTCCCGCTACCTCGCCGCGATTTGGACCGCCTTCCAGCTTGAGCGCTATTTTATCGATTGTTATAGTCTTGACCGGTTTTCCTTGCCAGCGAAATCCGCGTTAGTCAAACAATTGTTAAATGACTACAAGCTCGAAAGTGCAGTGATGGTCGGGGATCGGGGCTCCGATATTCAAGCGGCGAAGGAGAATGGGCTTTGGTCGATTGGCTGCCTGTTTGGATTTGCCAGCGCCGAAGAGCTGCGCGGAGCGGATGTGATCATCCAGCAGTTTTCAGAGATTGGTCCGGCATTGCGAGAAATAGAAAAAAGAGCAGGTAGAGACTAG
- a CDS encoding NRAMP family divalent metal transporter → MEKKNNKWRILLGAVFLMATSAIGPGFLTQTTVFTQQLAASFGFVILISIILDIGAQANIWRIIAVSEKRAQDIANEVLPGLGYVIAGLIVLGGLAFNIGNVGGAGLGINVLFGMSAEMGAIVSAVIAIIIFLVKEAGKMMDRFTQILGIVMIGLTLYVVWTAHPPLGEAVVRTIVPEKVDFLAIVTLVGGTVGGYITFSGGHRLLDAGIKGKNSLPEVTKSAISAIGVASLMRILLFLAALGVVAQGLTLDEANPPASVFRLAAGEIGYKLFGIVMWAAAITSVVGSAYTSMTFIRTFHPFIEKYHRFFIVLFIIASTLVFVFIGRPVKTLILVGALNGLVLPVSLGVMLIAAYKRTIVGDYKHPLWLTIFGGIVVILMAYMGIYTLVHQLPQLFE, encoded by the coding sequence ATGGAGAAAAAAAACAACAAATGGCGCATATTACTTGGTGCTGTGTTTTTAATGGCGACATCGGCGATCGGGCCGGGCTTTTTGACGCAAACAACGGTGTTTACCCAGCAGCTTGCCGCCAGTTTTGGTTTTGTCATTTTAATTTCCATTATTCTTGATATCGGCGCACAAGCGAATATATGGCGCATTATTGCAGTTTCCGAAAAACGGGCGCAAGATATCGCGAATGAAGTATTGCCGGGATTAGGCTATGTGATAGCGGGATTGATCGTGCTTGGGGGATTGGCGTTTAATATCGGCAATGTAGGCGGTGCCGGGCTGGGCATCAACGTGCTTTTCGGAATGTCGGCGGAAATGGGAGCGATTGTCAGCGCAGTGATTGCCATCATCATTTTCCTTGTCAAGGAAGCGGGGAAAATGATGGATCGTTTTACGCAGATTTTGGGGATAGTCATGATTGGGTTAACGCTCTACGTCGTTTGGACAGCCCATCCGCCGCTTGGAGAGGCAGTAGTAAGAACGATAGTGCCAGAGAAAGTGGACTTTTTGGCGATTGTGACGCTTGTTGGCGGAACGGTTGGCGGCTACATTACGTTTTCCGGCGGGCATCGATTGTTAGATGCGGGAATAAAAGGGAAAAATAGCTTGCCAGAAGTGACGAAAAGTGCGATTTCGGCCATTGGCGTAGCGTCGTTGATGCGAATTTTGCTGTTTCTTGCCGCATTAGGCGTTGTCGCTCAAGGGCTAACGTTAGATGAAGCGAACCCGCCAGCGTCGGTTTTTCGCCTTGCTGCAGGCGAAATTGGCTATAAGCTTTTTGGCATTGTCATGTGGGCGGCTGCGATCACATCGGTCGTTGGTTCCGCGTATACATCCATGACCTTTATCCGAACGTTTCACCCATTCATCGAAAAATATCACCGTTTTTTCATTGTGTTGTTTATTATTGCATCGACTTTGGTGTTCGTCTTTATTGGCCGGCCGGTAAAAACGCTGATTTTAGTTGGTGCATTAAATGGCCTTGTGCTGCCGGTTTCGTTAGGTGTTATGCTTATTGCTGCATATAAGCGGACGATTGTCGGGGATTATAAACATCCGCTGTGGCTGACGATATTTGGGGGAATTGTCGTCATTTTAATGGCGTATATGGGAATATATACGCTCGTTCATCAGCTTCCGCAATTATTTGAATGA
- a CDS encoding LamB/YcsF family protein yields MMRVDLNCDFGESFGIYRLGEEKEILQYVTSVNIACGFHAGDPLVMRKTVQMALEQNVAIGAHPGFPDLLGFGRRNIAVTPDEAYAYVVYQVGALSAFVKAEGGTLTHVKPHGALYNMAAKDAVLAEAIARAVYDVDATLILYGLAGSELINAGKKIGLQTASEVFADRTYQQDGSLTPRSDPRALIVDEQEAVQQVLMMVKEKRVRSLQGNDVPIEAETVCIHGDGKKAVLFARRLYEALQKEGITVCSITR; encoded by the coding sequence ATGATGCGCGTTGATTTGAATTGTGATTTTGGCGAGAGCTTTGGAATATACCGTCTCGGCGAAGAAAAAGAAATATTGCAATACGTCACTTCCGTCAACATCGCGTGCGGCTTTCATGCCGGGGATCCGCTTGTCATGCGGAAAACGGTGCAAATGGCGCTAGAACAAAATGTTGCGATCGGCGCCCATCCAGGGTTTCCCGATTTGCTCGGATTTGGCCGCCGCAACATCGCGGTAACTCCAGATGAAGCGTATGCGTATGTCGTCTATCAAGTTGGAGCGCTATCGGCGTTTGTGAAAGCGGAAGGAGGAACGCTGACGCATGTCAAGCCGCACGGCGCGCTTTACAATATGGCGGCAAAAGATGCGGTGTTGGCGGAGGCGATCGCGCGGGCGGTTTATGATGTGGATGCAACGTTAATCTTATACGGATTGGCTGGCAGCGAGCTGATTAACGCCGGAAAAAAAATCGGACTGCAGACGGCGAGCGAAGTATTCGCAGACCGTACGTATCAACAAGACGGTTCATTGACGCCAAGAAGCGACCCGCGCGCATTGATTGTCGATGAGCAGGAAGCGGTTCAGCAAGTGCTCATGATGGTGAAAGAAAAACGCGTCCGTTCGCTGCAAGGCAACGATGTTCCGATTGAAGCGGAGACGGTTTGCATTCACGGAGACGGCAAGAAAGCGGTGCTGTTTGCCAGACGCTTATATGAAGCGCTGCAAAAAGAAGGCATAACAGTTTGCTCTATCACTAGATGA
- a CDS encoding biotin-dependent carboxyltransferase family protein gives MMVTIQVIHSGFFTTVQGKGRFGYQKAGVSVGGAMDSFASRLANLLVGNDADEATLEITMNGPTLRFDTDALIAICGGSFRCTLNSEPVSMWKPLFVRKGDVLSIGACQSGYRAYVAFAGGLNVPPVMNSRSTYVQAGIGGFHGRALRSGDVLPLRAPVITIQEKPVRWGIAFSERNYINGKKKIVRVAEGPEYGMFTAQSQERFFASVYEVTTQSDRMGYRLQGQALERATNHEMISEAVTFGTIQVPASGQPIVLMADCQTTGGYPRIAQVISADLPILAQARPGDYIQFQKVSWQEAQRLYVEREQQMKKWKMIIQQKWREMDDAR, from the coding sequence ATGATGGTCACAATTCAAGTAATACATAGTGGATTTTTCACAACCGTGCAAGGAAAAGGACGGTTCGGATATCAAAAAGCCGGCGTATCCGTTGGCGGGGCAATGGATTCGTTTGCGAGCCGGCTTGCGAATTTGCTTGTCGGAAACGACGCCGATGAAGCAACATTGGAAATTACGATGAACGGCCCGACGCTCCGTTTTGACACAGATGCGCTCATTGCGATTTGCGGCGGCTCGTTTCGCTGCACATTAAACAGCGAGCCTGTATCGATGTGGAAACCACTTTTCGTTCGGAAAGGCGATGTATTATCGATCGGGGCGTGCCAAAGCGGTTATCGCGCATATGTCGCTTTTGCGGGCGGCCTTAACGTTCCGCCTGTCATGAACAGCCGTTCTACGTACGTACAAGCGGGCATCGGCGGTTTTCACGGAAGAGCGCTGCGGTCGGGCGATGTGCTGCCATTGCGGGCACCTGTGATTACGATTCAGGAAAAGCCAGTTCGTTGGGGGATAGCTTTTTCGGAAAGAAATTACATAAACGGGAAGAAAAAGATTGTTCGTGTCGCAGAAGGCCCCGAATATGGCATGTTTACAGCACAGAGCCAAGAACGATTTTTCGCTTCTGTGTATGAAGTAACGACACAGTCGGACCGCATGGGTTACCGCCTGCAAGGACAAGCGCTTGAACGTGCGACAAATCATGAAATGATTTCCGAAGCAGTTACATTCGGGACGATTCAAGTGCCCGCATCCGGCCAGCCGATCGTGCTGATGGCGGATTGCCAAACGACAGGCGGCTATCCGCGCATCGCCCAAGTCATTAGCGCCGATCTTCCCATTTTGGCGCAGGCGCGTCCAGGTGATTACATTCAATTTCAAAAAGTATCATGGCAGGAAGCGCAGCGGCTATACGTGGAACGTGAGCAGCAAATGAAAAAATGGAAGATGATTATTCAGCAAAAATGGAGGGAAATGGATGATGCGCGTTGA
- the pxpB gene encoding 5-oxoprolinase subunit PxpB, with protein sequence MDYTMFPLSEWAVTIRFSTEVDEAVNEHVHRVTVFLEEQKKEGILDIVPTFSSVTVYYDPLVAGDYEEICKWLRTELKRVGHIKKAAARTVVIPVCYGGEFGPDLQEVARFHGISEEEVISIHSRESYRVYMIGFAPGFAYLGGLSPEIATPRRSTPRTHVPAGSVGIAGSQTGIYPLATPGGWQIIGRTPLALFRPHDPEPSLLRAGDIVQFRPITEEEYRMWDDGHNSSNT encoded by the coding sequence ATGGATTACACGATGTTTCCTTTAAGTGAATGGGCAGTGACGATCCGCTTTTCCACGGAAGTAGATGAAGCGGTGAATGAGCATGTTCATCGCGTCACCGTTTTTTTAGAAGAGCAGAAAAAGGAAGGGATTTTGGATATTGTTCCAACATTTTCATCTGTGACGGTGTATTATGACCCGCTCGTTGCTGGCGACTACGAAGAAATATGCAAGTGGCTGCGAACGGAGCTTAAGCGGGTGGGACACATAAAAAAGGCGGCTGCGAGGACAGTGGTCATTCCTGTTTGTTACGGCGGAGAGTTTGGCCCGGATTTGCAAGAAGTCGCCCGTTTTCATGGGATAAGCGAAGAAGAAGTGATTTCCATCCATTCCCGGGAAAGTTACCGCGTGTATATGATTGGCTTCGCCCCCGGTTTTGCTTATTTAGGCGGGTTGTCTCCTGAAATCGCGACACCGCGCCGCTCAACACCGAGAACTCATGTGCCGGCCGGTTCGGTCGGCATTGCCGGCAGCCAGACGGGGATCTATCCGCTCGCGACTCCTGGTGGATGGCAAATTATCGGGAGAACGCCGCTCGCTTTGTTCCGGCCGCATGATCCGGAACCGAGTTTGCTGCGCGCTGGGGATATTGTACAATTTCGCCCGATTACGGAAGAAGAGTACAGGATGTGGGATGATGGTCACAATTCAAGTAATACATAG
- a CDS encoding IclR family transcriptional regulator, whose protein sequence is MNKTVVKTMEMLKLFIDRERLTLQEMVELLQMPKTSVYRMAQSLVKLGFLQKTDDYYQLGLAFLSFGMLVAERLDLRKIALPVMERLKEDTKEAVNLVIRDGNEAIYIEKVDTSEPVRVYTKVGRRAPLYAGACPRVLLTFMDRDEQQRYIDNVKMVKIAKNTIVRRDTLRAIIEQDRKRQYTVSYSELEDYSAAVAVPIFNHEGNVVAGLSIAGPEHRFSPEAVQRMVPMLQQAAWQISEQLGFPRKG, encoded by the coding sequence ATGAATAAAACGGTTGTCAAAACGATGGAAATGCTGAAATTATTCATCGATCGCGAGCGGCTGACGTTGCAGGAGATGGTCGAATTATTGCAAATGCCAAAAACATCGGTTTATCGGATGGCGCAATCCTTAGTGAAGCTTGGCTTTTTGCAAAAAACGGACGACTATTATCAACTTGGTTTAGCATTTTTGTCGTTTGGCATGCTTGTTGCCGAGCGGTTAGACCTCCGGAAAATCGCGCTTCCGGTTATGGAGCGGCTGAAAGAAGACACGAAGGAAGCGGTCAATTTAGTCATTCGCGATGGCAATGAAGCGATTTATATTGAAAAGGTCGACACATCAGAACCAGTGCGCGTGTACACAAAAGTAGGGCGGCGCGCTCCGTTGTACGCCGGGGCGTGCCCGCGTGTATTGCTGACGTTTATGGATCGTGATGAACAACAGCGCTACATCGACAATGTTAAAATGGTGAAAATTGCAAAAAATACAATTGTCCGGCGGGACACGTTGCGGGCCATCATTGAACAAGACCGGAAGCGGCAATATACGGTCAGCTATTCGGAATTGGAGGATTATTCCGCCGCCGTTGCGGTGCCGATTTTCAATCATGAAGGAAATGTGGTGGCGGGATTGAGCATCGCTGGCCCGGAACATCGCTTTTCGCCGGAGGCGGTTCAACGAATGGTGCCGATGTTGCAGCAAGCCGCTTGGCAAATTTCCGAACAGCTTGGTTTTCCAAGGAAGGGATAA